In Streptomyces sannanensis, the DNA window CCCTCGGTCTGCTCGGCGACGACGAGACGGTCCGCCGGCTCACTCCGGTCCTGCGGGCATGGCCCGGCGAGGGTGCGCACCACCGTGCGGTGGAGGGACTGGACGTGCTGGCCTCCATTGGCACCGATGTCGCTCTGCTGCACCTCCACGGTGTCGCACAGCGCGTGAAGTTCAAGGCGCTGAAGGTCCGCGCTCAGGAAAAGATCGCCGAGGTGGCGGCGGGCCTCGGCCTGTCCGGCGAGCAGCTCGCCGACCGCCTGGTCCCCGACTTCGGCCTGAACACCGACGGTTCCACCGTCATCGACTACGGAACCCGCCGCTTCATCGTGGGCTTCGACGAGCAGCTGCGTCCCTACGTCCTGGACGAGGACGGCAAGCGCCGCAAGGATCTGCCGCAGCCCGGCGCCCGGGACGACGCGAAGCTTGCCCCCGCCGAGCGCAAGCGGTTCATGGCCCTGAAGAAGGACGTTCGTACCATCGCCTCCGACCAGGTGCGCAGGCTGGAGGCCGCCATGGTGGCGGGCCGCTCCTGGACGGCGGAGGAATTCCGAGATCTCTTCGTGCGGCACCCGCTGCTGTGGCACCTGGTGCGGCGCCTGGTGTGGCTGAGCGAGACGGAGGAGGGCACGACCACGGCTTTCCGGGTGGCCGAGGACCGTACCTTCGCCGATGTCGAGGACGACACCTTCGACCTTCCCGAGGGGACGACCGTCCGGCTCCCGCACCCCCTCCACCTGGGCGACGAACTCCCCGCCTGGTCCGAGCTGTTCGCCGACTACGAGATACTCCAACCCTTCGCGCAGATGGGCCGCCCGGTCCATTGCCTCAGCGACGAGGAAGCGGCAGGCTCTCGACTCACCCGCTTCGAAGGGATCACCGTCCCTACGGGCAGGCTGCTCGGCCTGGAGCGGCGCGGCTGGCAGCGCGGCGAACCCCAGGACGCCGGCGTCGAATGCTGGATCTCCAAGCAGCTCGGCCCGGACCGCTACGCCGTGATCAATCCGCACGACGGCATCGCCGTCGGCGCGGTCGATATCTTCCCCGAGCAGAAGCTGGACGCTGTCTGGCTCCATGATTCGCCCGGCGACTGGTCACCGCCTCGCGAGTCGACGCTGCGCTTCGCCGAGCTCGACCCAGTGACCGCCTCCGAGCTGCTCGCCGATCTGACGGAGCTGACCGCCAAGTGAACACAGTTGCAGCGCCCCCGGCTGAGGTCCGGTACGTCGACGAGCTCGCCGCCCTGCGGGCCGCCGACTCCGACCCCCGGCCGCCGGGCCGGCAGCTCAGCCTGCGCGGCCCGGCGGCTCATCACCGGTGACGAAAGCACGTGGGCCGGCGTTGTGGAGGCGGTGACTTCGTTGTCAGTGGGGCCCGCTACGGTGACGACACTTGATCATCTGCGTGGGTGGACAGGGGAGGAACCGTGCGGCGCTGGGAGTACGTCGACGGCACGTCGGCGAAGTTCTGGGAGGCAGAGGCGGAGGGTGCGACGGTGACGGTCCGCTACGGGCGGATCGGCACGGACGGCCGTACGCAGGTGAAGGAGTGCGCCTCGGCGGATGCCGCGCGGGAGTACCTGGCCAAGGCGGCGGGGGAGAAGGAGCGCAAGGGGTACGAGGAGGCCGGCGCGGCGGCGACGCCCGCCGCCGTCGAGGCGCAGGTTCTCGACGAGGACACCTTCGTTCTGCCCATGGCGTGGCGGCGCAAGCTGTACCCGCGGCGCGGCGGTGTCCGCCGCTCCGTTCCCGCCCCGACCAAGAAGGCGCTGCGGGAGGCGGCCGACTGGCTCGCGGCGGACGATCCCGAGGTCGAGTACGGCCTCAGCGAGCCGCGCAGCGAACCACGTCTGGTGGAAGCCGTCAGGGCGCACCAGGCCGGAGAGGCCGACCCCCTCGGTGCCGCGGTCCTCGCCGTGCTCAAGGAAACCTGGCAGTCGGACTACGCCTTGATCGCGCATACCTGGGCCACCACCCACGGCCTGCCCTTCGCCGCCCGGGCCACCGTGGAACTCTTCGAGCTCCGGCTGTATCAAGAACGCGACGAATCAGGGCGCAGGCGCCCTTGGATCGTCACGCTCCCCGAGTACAGCCGCTTTTCCGGGAGCGACCGGCGCCGCCCCGCCGCCGATCGGATCAGGGCCCTCCTTGCCGCAGCCGATGAAACGGCCTACCAGGAGACGGTCAAGGCACTGTCGCAGGCCCGCGACGGCGCTCGCCGTCGCATCATCGCCTCCTACCTCGTCCCCACCGAGGCGGAGTGGGTCGACGAGTGCTGCACCGGCTGGGACTTCAGAGACCACGACGGCTTCGTCTGCGACATGCTGTACTGCTCGCTGAGCTCACCCGAGCAGCTCCAGAAGCTCCGCGGCGCCGACACATACAGATGGTCCCTGGCCGAGTTCGGCACCCTCGCCGAGGGAATCGGTCCCGGCTTCGCCTCGCTGATGGCTTCGGACCTGTCCGACGTCTGGAGGGAACGGGCCCAACGCCTTTCGGGTGTACTGCTCGAACTCCCCACCGACGACGCGTTCGACATCCTGCTGCGCTCCTCGGACAACAAGCACGTGTGGCCCGATCTGGTGAAAGCCGCACAGCGCTATCCGGCGCGCGCCCTGCGCCTACTGGCCGCGGCCGACCGGGGCCCGGCGCTCGAGCACCTGCTCGCCGCCCACATCGCCGGCAACCCGGATCTGGCCAGGACCGTGCTGCCCTCGCTCGACCCGGAGGCCGCCGCAGTGGTCCAGCACTGCCTGGACAAGTTCGACCACGCCGAGGAAGCACCCCTCGACATGCTCCCCGAAGTGCTGGTCACCCCGCCGTGGACACGTGAGCGCGCGGCTGCCGAGCCGAAGGTGGTCAGCGGGCTGACGGCGCAGGAAAAGCCGCGCATCGCCTGGGCACCTGGCGAGCGTGAGGAGTGGGGGGCCACCTGGGCCTACTACGACCGTTGGCACGGAACCGAGGAGCAGGCACGGGACGCCTCCTTCCTGCGTTACGAGATACAGCGCGGCACGGTCCGGTCCGCCGGGGTGATCGTCGCGGCACCGGCCGAACTGATTCAGCCGCTGCTGACGGACTGGGACCCGAGCGACGACCTCTGGGACGCCGACTACGCACTGAAGCCTGTCGCGGCCAAGTACGAACTGGCGATCCTTCCGGCGCTGCTTCGTGCCGCCCGACGCCAGTCGGGTATCGGCCCGCTGCTGCTGCCGTATGTGTCCGTCGAGGTCGCCCGACTGATGGCCGACTGGGCGGTCAGGCTCAAGTCGGCGGGCGCCACGGCCCGTACCTGGTTCGCCCGGCACGGAGCCGAGGTCGCCGCCCTCCTCGTGCCCGACGTGGTGGGGGAGCCGGGCAACGCCAGGCTCGCCGCGGAACAGGCGCTGCGGACCGTCGCCACCGTCCATGGCAACGACACCGTACGCGCCGCCGCCGCTTCGTACGGTCCTCAGGCCGCGGCCGCTGTCGACGAGCTCCTCTCCGTCGACCCGCTGGAGAACGCGCTGCCCGCCCACATGCCGGAGATCCCCGAATGGGCCGAGCCGATGCTCCTGCCGCAGATCCGGGTACGGACCGGAGGAGCGCTGCCTGTCGCATCGGTCCGGCACGCGATCACCATGCTGGCCCTGTCCAAGCCCGGTGAGCCGTACCCGGGTGTCCCCGTGCTCCTCGAGTGCTGCGAGCCCGCATCGCTCGCGGAGTTTGCCTGGGGCCTCTTCGAGCAGTGGCGCAAGTCGGGCATGCCGGCCAAGGAGAGCTGGGCGCTGCACGCCCTCGGACTGCTTGGCGACGACGAGACGGTCCGCCGGCTCACGCCTCTCGTGCGCGCCTGGCCAGGTGAGAGCGCCCACCATCGTGCCGTGGAGGGTCTGGACGTCCTCGCGTCCATCGGCACGGACGTCGCTCTGCTGCATCTGCACGGAGTCGCCCAGCGGGTGAAGTTCAAGGGCCTCAAGGCCCGAGCTCAGGACAAGATCACCGAGGTGGCGGCCAGGCTCGGCCTCACCTCGGCGCAGCTGGCCGACCGCCTCGTCCCCGACCTCGGCCTGAACGCCGACGGCTCCACCGTCATCGACTACGGAACCCGCCGCTTCACCGTGGGCTTTGACGAACAGCTCCGGCCGTATGTTCTGGACGAGGATGGCAAACGCCGTAAGGACCTGCCGCAGGCTGGCGCACAAGACGACGGGGAGCTCGCCCCCGCTGAGCGCAAGCGCTTCATGGCACTCAAGAAGGACGTCCGCACCATCGCCTCCGACCAGGTGCGCCGACTGGAGGCCGCCATGGTGCGGGGCCGCTCCTGGACGGCGCGGGAATTCCGCGACCTCTTCGTCCAGCACCCCCTGCTGTGGCACCTGGTGCGCCGCCTGGTGTGGCTGAGCGAGTCGGAGGACGGCACGGCCACCGCGTTCCGGGTCGCCGAGGACCGTACCCTCGCCGACGTCGAGGACGACGTCTTCGAACTCCCCGCAGGCGCGACCGTTAGCCTGCCGCACCCCCTGCACCTGGGCAATGAACTCCCCGCATGGTCCGAGCTGTTCGCCGACTACGAGATCCTCCAGCCCTTCCCGCAGCTGGGCCGGACCGTGCACCACCTGACGGACGAGGAGGCGGCCGGAGCACGGCTGACCCGCTTCGAGGGAATCACCGTGCCCACGGGCAAGCTGGTGGGCCTGGAGCGGCGCGGCTGGCAGCGCGGCACGCCCGAGGACAACGGAATCGAGCGCTGGATATCCAAGCGCCTCGGACGGGACCGTTATCTGGTCATCGCCCCGGACGTGGGCGTCGCGGTCGGCGCCATCAACGCCTTCCCCGAACAGACGCTGGAGACCGTCTGGCTCGACACCCGGCCCGGTGACTACTGGTCCAGCCGCACCGACTTGCTGCGCTTCGGCGACCTCGACCCTGTGACTGTTTCCGAGCTGCTCGCCGACCTGACGGAGCTGACCGCCAAGTGACCGTACAGACCACCGAGGAACAGCTCCAGCGGCCCCCGGCCGAGGTCCGGTACGCCGACGAGCTGGCCGCCCTGCGCGCAGCCGACTCCGACCCCCGGCCCCCCGGCTGGCAACTGAGCCTGCGTGCGGCACGCCGGTTCATCACCGGCGACGACAGCGCGGGCATCAACCGTAAGTTCGTCGGCAACCCCTCCCTCGTCGACCGCGCCCTGGTGACCCTGGCCACCAGCCGCGGACTGATGCTGGTGGGCGAGCCGGGCACCGCCAAGTCCCTGCTCTCCGAGCTGATCGCGGCCGCCGTCAGCGGCACTTCGACCCTGACGGTGCAGGGCGGCGCGGCCACCACCGAGGACCAGATCAAGTACGGCTGGAACTACGCCCTGCTGGTCTCCGAGGGCCCCTCCACCCGCTCCCTCGTGCCCGCGCCGATGCTGCGCGGCATGGCCGAGGGCCGGATCGTACGGTTCGAGGAGATCACCCGCTGCCCCCTGGAAGTGCAGGACTCGCTGCTGTCCCTGCTCTCCGAGCGGGTGGTGGCCATCCCGGAGCTGGACGGGCCCGACGGCATGGTCTTCGCCAAGCAGGGCTTCAACGTCATCGCCACCGCCAACACCAGGGACCGGGGCGTCAATGAGATGAGTGCCGCACTCAAGCGCCGCTTCAACTTCGAGACGGTCTTCCCGATACCCGACCTCGACACCGAACTCGCCCTCGTCGAGGCCGAAGCGAGCGCGCTGCTGCGCCGCTCCGGCGTCGAGGCCCCGCCCGACCGGGACGTCCTGGAGGTGCTGGTCGGTACGTTCCGCGAGCTGCGGGCAGGTACCTCGCACGACGGCCGTGCGGCGGACCGCCCCTCCGCGGTGATGAGCACCGCCGAGGCCGTCTCCGTCGCCCACGCGGTCGGTGTACGCGGCTGGTTCCTGCGCGGTGAGGCGGGCAGCGCTGCCGATGTGGTCGCCTGCCTGGCCGGCACCGCGGCGAAGGACAGCCCGGAGGACCTGGCCCGGTTGCGCCGCTGTCTTGAGCAGCAGGTGCCGCGCCGCCGCGGCGGGCAGTGGCAGGCCCTGTACGACGCACGTCACCTCCTGGACGGCTGATGACCGCGACGTTCCTGGGCGTGCGCCACCACTCCCCGGCCTGTGCGCGCCTGGTGGCCGCCACCATCGAGGAACTGCGCCCCGCGTACGTCCTGGTGGAGGGCCCCGCCGATATGAACGACCGGCTGGACGAGCTGCTGCTCGGCCACGATCTGCCCATCGCGGCGTTCAGCCACTACCGGGACGAGCAGCGCGCCGCCACCTCCTGGACACCGCTGTGCGACTACTCCCCGGAGTGGGTCGCACTCCGGGCGGGCCGGGCCGCCGGAGCCCAGGTGCGGTTCATCGATCTGCCCGCCTGGCACCCGGCGTTCGCGGAGCGCACCAACCGGTACGCCGACGCGGAGGCCCGCTATGCGCAGGCCACCGAACGGCTCTGCCGCCACTTCTCGGTCGACTCCGTCGACACCCTGTGGGACACGCTGTTCGAGGTCGAGACGGACGAAGGCCTGAGGGAGCGCCTCGACACCTACTTCCAGCTGGTACGCGGTGACGCCGAAGCGGATGCGGGCGACCAGGCCCGCGAGGAGTACATGGCCTCCTGGGTACGTGCCGCCCTCGCCGAGGCGGGGGAGCGCCCGGTGCTCGTGGTCACCGGCGGCTTCCACCAGCCGGCGCTGCGCGCCCTGGCCGGACAGCCTGCGCAGGGCCTGCCCGATGTGCCCGAGCCACCGCCCGGTGCGCTCAGCGGCAGCTTCCTCGTGCCGTACTCCTTCCGGCAGTTGGACGCCTTCGCCGGATACCAGTCCGGTATGCCCTCGCCCGGCTACTACCAGGACGTATGGGAGCACGGCGCAGAGGCCGCCGCCGACCGCCTGCTGCGCGCGGTGGCCGGGCGGCTGCGCGCCCGCAAGTACCCGGTGTCCACGGCGGACCTGATCGCCGCCCGCGGCCTGACCCAGGGGCTGACGGCGCTGCGCGGCCACCCCGGACCTGCCAGGACCGACGTCCTGGACGGTCTCGCGGGAGCCCTGATCAGCGACGACCTGGACCAGCCGCTGCCGTGGACCACCTGCGGCACGCTCACCGCGGGCACCCACCCCGTGGTGGTCGAGATGGTCGCCGCGTGCAGCGGCGAGCGTGTCGGCCGACTGCACCCCGACACGCCCGCGCCGCCGCTCGTCCACGACGTGACGGCACGGCTCGCGCAACTGCGACTCGACGCGCACGAGCCGTTCTCCCTCGATCTGACCACCCGCCCGGGCCTCGAGCGCAGCCGGGCCCTGCACCGTCTGCGCGTCCTCGGGATCCCCGGGTACGAGCGGGCGTCGGGCCCCGAACACGGCGCCGACCCGCAGTTCACCGAACGCTGGGAGCCGAGGCCCGCTCCCGGCCGGGAGGCCGCACTGGTCGAGGCGGGAGCGTACGGAGCACGCCTCGACGAGGCGGCCTCGGTGGCCCTCTCCGAACAGGCCCGGGATCTCGACGCGAACCCCGCCCTGCTCGCCCGGACGCTGTTCGACGCCGTGCTGTGCGGCGTGGGCGGACTGTCCGAGCAGCTGCTGGCCGCGCTCGCCGCACGCGTGGGCGAGCTGAGCGAGCCCGGTCCGCTCGGCGAGGTGCTCGCCGCGGCGCTCGGCCTGTGGCGGCACGACCGGGTGTACGGCGTGGCGCAGGGTCCGTTGCTCGCCGCCGTCATCGACGGCGCCACCACACGCCTGCTCTGGCTGTTCGAAGGCATGCACGGCGGTACGTCCGGCATCGACTTCGACCTGCTGCGAGCCGTCGTCGCCCTGCGGGACGTGCTGCTTCACGCGGCCGGACTGCTCTCTGTTTCCCGCGAAGCGGCAGCCGCGGTCGCCCTTCGTATCAGCGCGGACCCGGCTGCCCCCGCGGATCTGCGCGGCGCGGCGTGCGGCTTGCGACGCTGCCTTGCCGCGAGCCCGGTGTCGCCGCCCCGAACGCCGGACGGGCTTGGGGGTGATGTCAGCCTCGTCGCCCTGCCCGTCGCCGCGCTGGGCGACTGGCTCGCCGGCCTGTTCGCGCTGGCCCGCGACGAGGTCGCATCCCTCGTCGGCGACCTCGACGACGTCATCGGCGCGATGGGCGACGCCGAATTCCTCACGGCCCTGCCCGCGTTGCGCCAGGCCTTCGCCTTCTTCCCGCCGCGCGAGCGCGAACGCATCGCCCAGCGCCTGCTGGAGCGCCGCGACGTACGCGGCTCTGCGCGCTCCCTGCTGCGTACGAGCGCGGACCCGCTGCTGATCACCCGGGCCAAGTCCCTGGAGGAGAACGTGAACCGGCTGCTCGACCGCTACGGACTGCTGCGATGACCACCGAAGACCCCGCCCTCGAACGCTGGCGGCTCATCCTCGGCGCCCCCGCGGAGCGCTGCACCGGCCCCCTGGGCGAGGCGGCGGCCGCCCGTGACGCCGCGCTGGACTGGCTGTACGGCCGCGACGAGGACCTCGCCCGGCGCGGCGTGCGCCGCCCCGCGGCGACCACACGCGAGGGCGGCGACGGCTCGTCCGTGGTGACCGCCGTGGACTGGCTCGACGATATCCACCGGCTCTTCCCCAAGGAGACCGTCGAGCGGCTGGAACGGGACGCCGTCGAACGCTACGGAATCCAGGAGATCGTCACCGACCCGGCGGTACTGGAACGCGTCGAGCCCAGCCCGACCCTGCTCCGCGCGGTACTGCGCACCAAGCACCTGATGAACCCGGAGGTGCTCAGGCTCGCCCGGCGCATCGTGGAGTCCGTGGTCCGTCAGCTGATGGAACGCCTGAACCCCGAGGTCCGCCGCGCCTTCCACGGCACCCGGTCCCGCCGCCCCAGCAGGCTGCCGCTGGCCCGGGACTTCGACTTCCGGCAGACGGTCCGAGCGAACCTCGCGCACTACCAGCCCGAGCACCGGCGCCTGCTGATCGAGCGCCCGTACTTCCACTCCCGCACCCGCCGCCACCTCGAACAGTGGCAACTGGTGCTGCTGGTGGACCAGTCGGGCTCGATGGCCGGCTCGGTCATCCACTCCGCGGTGACCGCCGCGTGCCTGTGGAACCTGCCCGGTCTGAAGACCCACCTCATCGCCTTCGACACCTCGGTCGTGGACCTCAGCAGCGATGTGAGCGACCCCGTGGAGCTGCTGATGCGTGTACAGCTCGGCGGCGGCACGGACATCGCACAGGCCGTGGACTACGGCGCGGGCCTGATCGACAATCCGCGCCGCTGCGTCTTCGCCGTGATCACGGACTTCTACGAAGGAGGCGACCCCTACCGGCTGGTACGTACGGTCCGCTCCCTGGTCGAACAGGGCACGACGGTACTCGGCCTGGCCGCTCTCGACGAGGAGGCCAACCCCCACTACGACCGTGAGCTGGCCGGCCGGCTCGCGGAGGCCGGCGCGCATGTGGGCGCCATGACACCGGGCCGGCTCGCGGAGTTCGTCGCGGAGAGGCTGGGCCGATGACCACGATCATACGTACGGACCTGCTGGCCCTGACCCCGGACACCCTTGCCGCACTCGCCAACCGGGGCCTGGTCAAGCGGGCGGCGAAGGAGCTCGACGCGGGCACCGGGCCGGCCGTCACGACCGGCCCGGACGGCACGGTGAACGGCCGGTTCGGCGACGGCACGGAGGCGGTGCTGCCACCGGGCACGGGTCTGGACACCGCCACGTGCGGCTGCGGCGCGCCCGGTGTGTGCCGGCATGTCGTCGGCCTGGTGCTGGCCTACCAGAGGACCGCGGCAGAAGAGGAGCCCCGGGCCGCCGCCGAAGCCGAGTGGTCCCCGGGCGGTATCGACGACGAGACGCTGGCCATGGCAGTGGGCACCCGGGCGCTCGCCGCCGCCCGGCGCACGTTCGAGCGCGGCTACACCGCCCAGGTGCACCGTCCCGTCCCCGGTCGCACGGAAGGTCCCTGGGTCGAACTGCCCACCTGCACCGTGCGCTTCCCCGTCCCCGGCGAGGTCGGTTACGCCCTCACCGATGCCGCCGAAGCACTTCGCGGGGAGATGGTGGCCCTGGCCGTCTGGGCATTCCGTGCCGCCGATGCGGCCGGCCCGGACAGGATCGACGTAGGCGGCCGGACCACGGTCCTGCGGACGGACACCGCGGTCGCCCTCGCCGACGACGTCCTCCTGGGAGGGGTCACCCATGCGGACGCGGTCCTCGTCAACACCCTGCGCCGGGCGGGCGCCCGGCTGACCGCCGGCTCGCTGCACTGGCCCGCGGCCGCGCTCGCGGACCTCACCGACCAGCTCGCCGCCCATGCCGCCCGCAGCGCCCACTACCGCCCCGAGCGTGTCGCCGAGCTCCTCGCCGAACTGCACGCCCGCCACCGGGCCGCAGGGACGGACACCGCCCCCGACGTGCTGGGCGTCAAGGAAGCGGGGGAGACCCCGCTGCGCCGGGTGCGTCTCACCGCGCTGGGCTGCCGCATCCGGGGCACCGCGCAGGAGCCCTTCGCCGAGGTCCATCTCGCGCACGCCGACGCGGGCATCGTGCTGGTCCTCCGTAAGGCCTGGACGCACGACAGCCCGCTGACCGGACACGAGCTGGCGTCCCGGCGCATCCTCGGCACCACCCTTGCCGCGCTGTCGGCCGGCAGCCTGGTCAGCGAGGACGCCCGGCGGAGCGCCTCCCGTACCCTCTCCATCGCCCGCGGCCGCCTCGCCGCCACGAGCGTGACCCCGGTCGGCTCGGCCTGGTCCCGCCTGCCCGAGCCGCTGCTCGTACGCGACCTCGCCGCGCACACCGCGTCCTGGGAGGGCCGGCCCCCGCGGCTGATCCGCCCGCGGGTCGAAGCCGAGACGGTCCGTGCCGTCACGATCTCCGAAGTGGAGAGCGTGGGCTACGACCCGGCCGAGCAGCGACTGGAAGCGGCTGTACGGGACGAGGCGGGCACCCGGGCGTATGTGTCCGCCGTGTACGACCCCCTGTGCCCTGGCGCCCTGGACGCCCTCGCCCAGGCCCTGAGCGGCGAGGTCCACTGTGTCACCGGCGCCCTCCACCGCTCCGGCGGCCGCATCGTCGTCGACCCGATCGCTCTCCTCACGCCCGCCGGGGTGACCGTCCCCGATCTCGCTCCGGGAGAAGGCACCACAGCCCTTCCCGGCACGCTGCTCACCCCGTCCGCCGACCCGCTGGCCGAGGCCCTCGGCGAGGCGCTCTCCGCCCTCGCCGACGCCGCCCACCACGGTCTGCGCCACCTCACGGCCCCGGCACGGGAGAGGCTGCGCGGAGCCGCCGGCCGGCTGTCCCGGACCGGCCTCGACAGGGCCGCCGCACTGCTGCGGACCTTCCTGGACACACTCCACGGCCAGGGCGCCGAGGCGGCGGCCGGTGCCTGGGCGGACGCGCAGATCCATCTGATGGTCAGCGCTGAACTGCAGGTGTCACAAGCGCCTGATCCGTCTCCGGCTGCCGGGGTCCCATCCTGAGCAGCCTGGCCTTCACGCCTTCGGGCAGCATCGGAGCGGGCGCGCGACACGGACCCGAAACCGGGCATCGCCTCCCGTCGCGAACCGGCCCGCCTCGACCTGGGCTGAGACCAGGTCGAGGCGGGCCAGTTCGCGACGGTCTCCGCTCCTGGGGGCGGCGGTCGCGGCTTCGCCGGCCGGGCTTCACGGCCCCGCTGTTGATGGCGGCTTGCCGTCACCTGGGTCGCCGGCCTGCGGGTGTGGCCCGTGGACCGGTGACCGTACCGGAGGCGCGGGGGAGTTCGTCGTCGCCGTAGATGTCCTCCAGCCAGTTGGTCTGGTAGATGGTGTCGAGATAGCGCTCGCCGAGGTCCGGGGCGATGGCCACCGCGGTGAGCTGACGATCGTCGTGCTGGGCCAGCCAGCTCATCGCGCCGCTGACCACCGTGCCGGTGGATCCGCCGAACAGGAAGCCGCGTCTGGCCAGCCGATGGCAGGCACGGATGGTGTCCGCCTCCTTGACGCGTACCACCTCGTCCACATAGGACTCGTCGAGCAGCGGCGGACGGATGCTCATGCCGAGCCCGGGAATCATCCGGCGGCCCGGCGTGCCACCGAAGATCACCGAGCCGACGCTGTCCACCGCGACGATCCGCACCGGCCGGTGCCACTCCCGGAAGTAGCGCGCGCAGCCCATCAGGGTTCCGGTGGTTCCGGCCCCGACGAACAGCACGTCCACTCGCGGGAAGCGCCGGGCGATCTTCGGCGCGGTCGTACGGTAGTGAGCCTTCCAGTTGTTCGGATTGGTGTACTGGCTGAGCCATACGTACCGGTCGTCGGAGGCACACAGAGCGCGGACGTAGTCGATGCGAGCCTGGAGAAAGCCACCGTTGGCCTCCTGTCCGGCGATGATGTGCACCTGACTGCCCAGCGCCTCCATCATCAGCCTGGTCGACAGGTTGCAGCGGGCATCCGTCACGCACAGGAACTGGTAGCCCTTGCTTGCCGCGATCATGCCCAGCGCCACGCCGAGGTTTCCGGACGAGGACTCGACCAGGATCGAGTCCGGCGTCAGGACCCCGTCGCGCTCGGCGCTCTCCACCATCTCGATCGCGGCTTTCATCTTGATCGAGCCGGCGAAGTTGAAACCCTCGCACTTCAGGAAGAGCGACCGCCCGAAGATCGACCGCAGGTCGACATAGAGCTCGTCCTCGTTGAAGGCATGGGGAACGGAAATGACGGGCACATTGGTCTCCTCATCTACGGCAGAGCACTTCCGGAGCATCCGTCGGCCCTGGACCGGTTTCAATCGATTCCGGCCGGGCCTCCGTCGACGCTCTCGGCGGCTCAGCCGTACCGGCGCAATTCGTGGAAGAAGTCGTCGATGACGTGCAACTCTTGTGAGCGGGCCACCTCGTCGTGGACCCACTTGCCGACCGCGAGGTCGAGCACCCCGAGGCCGAAGGGCGAGAACACCACCGGCCGGCCCTCCGGGACCGTCACCCGCCCGGCCATCACGTCGTCCAGGGTGCCGAGCAGGAAGTCCCGGTTGCCTGTGAGCTGCTCGGCCAGATGAGGCGAGGTGTCGGCCTTCAGACAGTGCTCGATGTCGTCGACGACGTTGGTCGAGGCGAGCAGGATCTCCGGCGCGAGGTCGCGCAGCGACACATGCAGCACCAGCGGGTTGTGTTCGAACCACGACAGCTCGTGCACATGCGGCTCACCGGCGACGGTGGCGAAGACCACCAGGTCGCTGGAGCGGATCAGCTGTTCGGCGCTGTCGTGCACGGTGATCCGGCCGTCGGCGCCCGACTGTTCCAGATGACAGCGGAAGCCGGCCGCGCTGTCCGCGGACAAGTCGTGCACCCCGATGTCGTCGAACGACCAGCCGGTGCCGACCAGGAAGGTGTGGATATAGCGGGCGATCAGGCCCGTCCCGACGAATCCGA includes these proteins:
- a CDS encoding AAA family ATPase, with product MTVQTTEEQLQRPPAEVRYADELAALRAADSDPRPPGWQLSLRAARRFITGDDSAGINRKFVGNPSLVDRALVTLATSRGLMLVGEPGTAKSLLSELIAAAVSGTSTLTVQGGAATTEDQIKYGWNYALLVSEGPSTRSLVPAPMLRGMAEGRIVRFEEITRCPLEVQDSLLSLLSERVVAIPELDGPDGMVFAKQGFNVIATANTRDRGVNEMSAALKRRFNFETVFPIPDLDTELALVEAEASALLRRSGVEAPPDRDVLEVLVGTFRELRAGTSHDGRAADRPSAVMSTAEAVSVAHAVGVRGWFLRGEAGSAADVVACLAGTAAKDSPEDLARLRRCLEQQVPRRRGGQWQALYDARHLLDG
- a CDS encoding DUF4132 domain-containing protein; this encodes MDRGGTVRRWEYVDGTSAKFWEAEAEGATVTVRYGRIGTDGRTQVKECASADAAREYLAKAAGEKERKGYEEAGAAATPAAVEAQVLDEDTFVLPMAWRRKLYPRRGGVRRSVPAPTKKALREAADWLAADDPEVEYGLSEPRSEPRLVEAVRAHQAGEADPLGAAVLAVLKETWQSDYALIAHTWATTHGLPFAARATVELFELRLYQERDESGRRRPWIVTLPEYSRFSGSDRRRPAADRIRALLAAADETAYQETVKALSQARDGARRRIIASYLVPTEAEWVDECCTGWDFRDHDGFVCDMLYCSLSSPEQLQKLRGADTYRWSLAEFGTLAEGIGPGFASLMASDLSDVWRERAQRLSGVLLELPTDDAFDILLRSSDNKHVWPDLVKAAQRYPARALRLLAAADRGPALEHLLAAHIAGNPDLARTVLPSLDPEAAAVVQHCLDKFDHAEEAPLDMLPEVLVTPPWTRERAAAEPKVVSGLTAQEKPRIAWAPGEREEWGATWAYYDRWHGTEEQARDASFLRYEIQRGTVRSAGVIVAAPAELIQPLLTDWDPSDDLWDADYALKPVAAKYELAILPALLRAARRQSGIGPLLLPYVSVEVARLMADWAVRLKSAGATARTWFARHGAEVAALLVPDVVGEPGNARLAAEQALRTVATVHGNDTVRAAAASYGPQAAAAVDELLSVDPLENALPAHMPEIPEWAEPMLLPQIRVRTGGALPVASVRHAITMLALSKPGEPYPGVPVLLECCEPASLAEFAWGLFEQWRKSGMPAKESWALHALGLLGDDETVRRLTPLVRAWPGESAHHRAVEGLDVLASIGTDVALLHLHGVAQRVKFKGLKARAQDKITEVAARLGLTSAQLADRLVPDLGLNADGSTVIDYGTRRFTVGFDEQLRPYVLDEDGKRRKDLPQAGAQDDGELAPAERKRFMALKKDVRTIASDQVRRLEAAMVRGRSWTAREFRDLFVQHPLLWHLVRRLVWLSESEDGTATAFRVAEDRTLADVEDDVFELPAGATVSLPHPLHLGNELPAWSELFADYEILQPFPQLGRTVHHLTDEEAAGARLTRFEGITVPTGKLVGLERRGWQRGTPEDNGIERWISKRLGRDRYLVIAPDVGVAVGAINAFPEQTLETVWLDTRPGDYWSSRTDLLRFGDLDPVTVSELLADLTELTAK
- a CDS encoding DUF5682 family protein, with the protein product MTATFLGVRHHSPACARLVAATIEELRPAYVLVEGPADMNDRLDELLLGHDLPIAAFSHYRDEQRAATSWTPLCDYSPEWVALRAGRAAGAQVRFIDLPAWHPAFAERTNRYADAEARYAQATERLCRHFSVDSVDTLWDTLFEVETDEGLRERLDTYFQLVRGDAEADAGDQAREEYMASWVRAALAEAGERPVLVVTGGFHQPALRALAGQPAQGLPDVPEPPPGALSGSFLVPYSFRQLDAFAGYQSGMPSPGYYQDVWEHGAEAAADRLLRAVAGRLRARKYPVSTADLIAARGLTQGLTALRGHPGPARTDVLDGLAGALISDDLDQPLPWTTCGTLTAGTHPVVVEMVAACSGERVGRLHPDTPAPPLVHDVTARLAQLRLDAHEPFSLDLTTRPGLERSRALHRLRVLGIPGYERASGPEHGADPQFTERWEPRPAPGREAALVEAGAYGARLDEAASVALSEQARDLDANPALLARTLFDAVLCGVGGLSEQLLAALAARVGELSEPGPLGEVLAAALGLWRHDRVYGVAQGPLLAAVIDGATTRLLWLFEGMHGGTSGIDFDLLRAVVALRDVLLHAAGLLSVSREAAAAVALRISADPAAPADLRGAACGLRRCLAASPVSPPRTPDGLGGDVSLVALPVAALGDWLAGLFALARDEVASLVGDLDDVIGAMGDAEFLTALPALRQAFAFFPPRERERIAQRLLERRDVRGSARSLLRTSADPLLITRAKSLEENVNRLLDRYGLLR